Genomic window (Ctenopharyngodon idella isolate HZGC_01 chromosome 20, HZGC01, whole genome shotgun sequence):
ATCATGACTACATATTTTGAACCTCTCAAatgggaaaaacaaaatatgtgaTCTTCTGAAACATGTTGGATTAATCAAGTCCAGACAATTCCTAACTGATGCAGTGAGTCAGCAGGACAAACACTCCTTGATTTCTACAGATACCACTGACTGCCTTAATCGATGCATTCGTATTTCTATAACCAAAACGGCTATTAATAAACCTGCGGGAAATACAACCATGCTCAGGCGCACAACCACCACAATATGGAACCCATGTTTACAACACATATGCACGACCAATGCAACTCCAGAGCTTCATAAAAGTGAAAGAGTTTGACTGCACGAATATGCACTGGTTAAAGttcaaaaataagaaagtatgaCGGAAGCTCGCGCACATACATGCATTCATTGCAGCTGCATGCTCGAGCTAAAGCAAGCAGCTGCGCGAgccagaaaaaaacataaaagcaaaAACACTGCACTGCATTCACTAACACCTACATTTGGTTAATATTACTCATTTCAAACGGCAGATAATCAATGCACGTATATGCATGCCGATGTGTGTATTTTGGTGAAGCACTGTCACTAGTTAGCTTGCTGCTATACCGATTCCTAAAGCATAATATTGAGCTGCCGCATTCAGATGCATAagaaacacacaaatgcaaAGAGAATAAAAGCCTCACCGCAGATGTAGGCATGTAAGGCGGCTGTCATATCCACACAAAAAGCGCATTTTAATTCAAGTGTGTCATGCTGCTCAGGCTCCGTGCGGAACCAACGGCTCCCACAATCTCACCAAACCTCTGGGGGGGCTTCGACTGTCAGCGCGCGCGTGATGTCACATGTACCACAATTCGCGTTTCACCATTCTGAATAAAAAAGTTCCGCAATGCATGCAACAAAAGCTCATATTAGGCATATTTAGCGAACATAATGATTGTTAGAGTTCATTCCACTTACACTAATCTGTCTAATTGGTGTACCTAACAAATTTTCACAACCGAATCTTGTCAAAATACATGTAATCTATGGGATTTTACCTTTAgaatgaaatgtgtttttttttttttttccagcagatCAGTTAAATAGTTAAGAATGCATGACGCTTTTGCGTAGTTTGCCATTGCAACCACTAGGCGGAGATTTCTTTGGGCATATTTACTTTCatcttcacccaaaaatgaaaattttgtcataatttactttaCTTCTGTTGAACAccagagaagatattttgaagaatgttggtggccaaacagttgatggaccccatagtatttttttcctatgaTGGGAACCATCAACTGTCAgcttaccaacattcttcaaaatatcttcttttgagttCAACAGAAGAcacaaattcatacaggtttggaaaaaaatgagggtgagtaaatgatgacaaaattttcattttttttttgtgtgaactatccctttaaaatactAGCTGGTTTATGAATAGTGCACAGTGTGCAGTACATATACTGCCTAAAAACTATAGTAAATTCggtgtactcatttttaatgacatgcatacataaataatgacagaatattttgaattactcatttattgcaatattttggGGTTATTTCCACATCTAATGCGCATCTCAACCACTGAACGTCGCCATTTTAGATGTTGACGCCGGAAGCGCCACGTTCCGTAGAAGGAGAGCGTCTTTTTTGCGCCTGCGCACAAGCTCGACTTCCTTTTCGACATCCCGATCGAGAGAGACGAGATGGGCCATCAGCAGCTCTACTGGAGTCATCCTAGAAAATACGGCCAGGGATCCAGATCCTGGTCAGTTCTGGTTCTGTCGCATGTTTAATATGAAGGGTTTATGAATGCGCGAGGGTTCGGCTCGCTCAGTCCgtcgtgtgtttattatttCTTCAGGAATGTAAAGCACATGTGATGCGGCGAACTAACATGGCGGCCGCGATCAGTCTGCTTCTGTTCAACATTTGAttagtgattatagtttatctGTGTTAGTTGTAGTCAGATGGGTAATAGcgttaatgttttttgtttttcttatgtttttattgctgtaaTGATGCTTTTTATAAAGTTAAAAGAGTTTATGAAGAGTTTAAGCCCGAAGAACAAAGCACATCTACTGTCTTCCGCATCATTAAATTAATTGATATAAGTTGTGTGAATCTTTACCCAAAATCTCATATTACAGCTTGAAGTTGACTGTTAATGGGGAAGGATGATTGATTATACTTATACTAATATAATTGATTATACTTTATCATTTTGTTAGTACATTTCAAACCACGAATACAAAGCTTGTGACAGGAgctaattattaaatataattagtagagatgcaccgatagccgattattcagtgatatctgcagataccgatagtttgtgggttctgccttttatatcttcttttaaattaataatttatattttgagagaaatgcaaataactttattctctccatgTCAGTTATAAACagacattactcaaattaataacacattaaatcctgaagattaaattaatataacaactttctgaatgttattaattcatataattactatattgaacatcaaactggtttcttagcattttctttacacaaagcacaaattcagtgcattttcccgccctcttttgattgacaggatatattttctgtttttaaactattggCCGATATAACGGTGCTTCTCTAATAATTAGGTATTGATTGTGTATATGTAGATTAGTTTTGGCTTTATTTTGTCATCTGTCAAAGTAATGCAtggtaattattttataattttaatacgTTACTGTGCATTTGCATGCATTTCTATTCTAACctgttgtgttgttgtttttccagCCGAGTTTGCTCAAACAGACACGGTCTGATCCGTAAATACGGACTCAACATGTGCCGTCAGTGCTTCAGACAGTACGCTAAAGATATCGGCTTCGTCAAGGCAAGTATCATTGCATTTTAATCTAATTGTGTTTAGAGTAATTTGCATTTCACTCATTTGTAGATTTAATTTCAATTGGTTGCATTGTAAAACTGACCTATTTCTCTTCTCTTGCTTTATTAATCCAGCTGGACTAAACCTGTGGACAGCTGAACTTCCATGATGAGGAATCAACATCCAACCTGACGTCATGAAGTTACATTGGAAAGTTcaataaacatgttttctttctgttcaaaagtttcaaTGCGTCTTAATTATAGAGGGAATGGAAAAGGTTTGAGTTCAGTGAACTGATGGATTATTGGTAGTTATGCTTTGTTTCCACATGAACTACCTTTTACTCCTTGGAAAACTTATCTGGAAATGATCATAGTTAATGAAGCTTGTCTATAATTGAGATAAAGATGAGTTGTTTGGTTGCAGAAACTGAGCTGTAATCATTTTACAATAAAGTGATAAACTTGGAAATGTCATGTATAGCAATTATCTAAATATATCTGCAATTAAAAGCTGAGATGTGGGCGTcaatacaaaattattttaactgaAGGGATGCAGATGATAAATGTTTGTGAAGAAAAGATCAAAACAATACAAGAACTCTGAGGTTAACtaattagtgtgtgtgtatatatacagtgggtacagaaagtattcagacccccttaaatttttcagtctttgttatattgcatccatttgctaaaatcatttaagttcattttttttcctcattaatgtacacacagcaccccatattgacagaaaaacacagaattgttgacatttttgcagattaaaaaagaaaaactgaaatatcacatggtcctaagtattcagaccctttgctcagtatttagtagaagcacccttttgatctaatacagccatgagtctttttgggaaagatgcaacaagtttttcacacctggatttggggatcctctgccattcctccttgcagatcctctccagttctgtcaggttggatggtaaacgttggtggacagccatttttaggtctctccagagatgctcaattgggtttaagtcagggctctggctgggccattcaagaacagtcacagagttgttgtgaagccactccttcgttattttagctgtgtgcttagggtcattgtcttgttggaaggtaaaccttcggcccagtctgaggtcctgagcactctggagaaggttttcgtccaggatatccctgtacttggctgcattcatctttccctcgattgcaaccagtcgtcctgtccctgcagctgaaaaacacccccacagcatgatgctgccaccaccatgcttcactgttgggactgtattggacaggtgat
Coding sequences:
- the rps29 gene encoding 40S ribosomal protein S29; its protein translation is MGHQQLYWSHPRKYGQGSRSCRVCSNRHGLIRKYGLNMCRQCFRQYAKDIGFVKLD